Genomic DNA from Paenibacillus borealis:
ACAGCAGGATTTGCTCTCCGGTAGTCCGGTTGACGATTGTCAGGATGGCTGTGTCCAGAGGGCGGACCAGCAGGACATCCTTGTAGACAGCTTCGACATTATAGTAGACATCCTTCGTAACGCTCGCACCCATCAGCTGCGGTAAATCAATCGTTTCACTGACCGCTCCCGTTCCATCCTCAATCAGCCGCAAGGTCTGCCCGTCATTCAATACCAGCTTCCCCTCAGACCACTCGGCGGCTGCGCCGAAAGTGGTGTAGGTATCTGTATGTCCCTGGCGGATGACACTGCCATTCTTCAAAAGATAGGTGTAATACTCGGCATGAACATGCGGTTCGCCGTAAACATTGCTTACCCGCAGTAAAGTCAGGCCGGCAGGTGTACGCTCGAAGGTGAAGTCGGTCACATCCAGACCCCTGCCCAGTGTAGCAAGCTGGTGCTTCGTGTTCTGCTTCGTGGTGAGGTACAACTCACCGCTGTCAAGGGATAAGGAGTATACTCCGCCCTCGAAGGTTTCTGAATAGCTGCGGTACATATGCAGATGATTGATCAGCAGTGTCTTCTTTGCAGGGTCCCACCGGACAGGCCCCCCTTCAAGTGCCGCTGCAATAAATTTAACGGGCACATACAGCTCTTTGTTTGACATATAAGGAGTGCCGCCTAGTGGTACCTTCTGCCCGTCGAGCACACCGGTAGAGCTGCCGAGCTGCACACTGAAGCTTTTATTCCAGCCGCTGAATGTCGCAGTTTTAGCTGTATTGCTCCACAGGATCTCAATTCCGGTAGCTTTCACTAGATTGGCGGGCATATAGGAAACTCCATTCTTGATCTGTGCTTTTCCCGCTGAACTCCCCGATAGACCGCTCTCATTGCTATAGGTAAAGTAGATCTGTACTTCAGAAGCAGACTTGGCGGAAGCCGGGACAGCTGCTGCGCCCGTTGCCATTGCCAGCGCAAGTACGGGGAGGATTAATATTTTCCGGTTAATCTTCATCTTTCCCATCCTTTCAATATAGACGTGATTGCCATGCTCTGGCATTATCCTTCTGTTCCATATAGACGAATATAAGCATGGAAGGTTTCGGTGATTTGTAAAAATATGGACAATGGATGGCGGGTACGCCCATTCCCCTTTGGATATGCTACTATGTTGTTTAGAGCGGTAGAATAGCGTTTTCACCCGAAAAGGAGCGAATCATATGACCAAAGAGCTTTGGCTTAATCTGCCTGTAAAGGATCTGACCCGGTCACGGGAATTCTTCAGTAAGCTGGGATTTACGTTTCAT
This window encodes:
- a CDS encoding copper amine oxidase N-terminal domain-containing protein produces the protein MKINRKILILPVLALAMATGAAAVPASAKSASEVQIYFTYSNESGLSGSSAGKAQIKNGVSYMPANLVKATGIEILWSNTAKTATFSGWNKSFSVQLGSSTGVLDGQKVPLGGTPYMSNKELYVPVKFIAAALEGGPVRWDPAKKTLLINHLHMYRSYSETFEGGVYSLSLDSGELYLTTKQNTKHQLATLGRGLDVTDFTFERTPAGLTLLRVSNVYGEPHVHAEYYTYLLKNGSVIRQGHTDTYTTFGAAAEWSEGKLVLNDGQTLRLIEDGTGAVSETIDLPQLMGASVTKDVYYNVEAVYKDVLLVRPLDTAILTIVNRTTGEQILLYKELLSAERQLEVEQIDYMFPEDHIKFTGREGNVFTFTVNYLDGSKGTVHTYTLPDRE